One Corynebacterium matruchotii genomic window, ATTCCAACAGAATTCCGCCCAGTTCTTCGGCAGCGAATGCCAGCAAAGCGTTGACGCCTCCGCCTACCGGTGTACCAATGGGACCCGCAGTGGCGTCGCGGACCAAGGCGAAAAATCGAATAAAGATTCGACCGCAGAACGGCCTATCGCCACCATCTCCCAAGATCGCATCGCCGAAGCCGTGGGCAATAACTTCACCGTCAGCATGTTCGTTGATCTGCCGGTTGCCTTGCACTCCGATGCAACCACTGATTCACTGTCGAGCACCATTACCCAGCTGCCCGGCGCGCACCTCTTGCCAGGCTCCCCCAATCTTCAGCCGGGGGACGTGGTGCTGTCAGAATCGGCGGCGAAGCAGCTGAAGGTGGGCATCGGGGACAAGGTTCGAGCCACTGACGTGGGGAAACCGAACGATCCCGCCACATCAAACCGCGAGGACGACCGGATCACCTTGAATGCGGCAGACACCACGTTAACGGTGAAGGAGATTATTCCAAATAATATTCACTCCAGCAGTTATGTGATTGCCCCCACGTTTTTGCCGGCCACGGATGTGCCCAATAATGCGCACGTGACATGGGTTTTTAGCGGTAAGGATGATCTGTCGTGGGATGACGTGAAGGCGCTCAATAAGGTGGGCCTAGTGGTGTCGACCCAGAAGTTTCGGAACCATCCAGAAACGGTGCCGGTGGCGGACCGGTATCCGGAATTTCAAAGCGCTCAAGATCCAATGCGAACCCCCGGCACGGATAATTCAATGATCGCGCAGCTTACTTCATATATCGTCGAGTTGACGTTTTACCTGTTGTTGGCCTGTTTGATGTTGGCGACGATCAGCCCGGTGTTTGCGGTGGCCACGTCTCGGCAAACAAAAGTGTATGCGTTAATGCGGAGCCAGGGGGCTAGCCGTCGGCATATTCGATGGGCAGTCATGGCATACGGCACGGTTTCGGGGGCCATTGGGGCAACCATCGGTATTGTTTTCGGCACGATCCTGGGCTGGGGGCATTGGAAGATTGCACATCCGGGATGGCCGTTTATCACGGATGCGGGCATGTTAGCCATCGGGTTTTCGATCGCGGTTGTGGGGTCGACGGTTGCGGCGTTTATTCCGGCAATCATTGCGGCCAAGGGGGAGATCATGGCCGGGGTGGCTGGTATGCAGCCGGATCGGATTCGGCGGTGGCGGCGCTGGATGTGGACCGGCCCAGCGTTGGTGTTAATGATGCTGGTGGTGTTGCTGGTGGAGTGGTTGGGGCATCCGATCACCCGCTTCGTGAACCACGACACGTTCTCTGGGGCTACATATGACCTGATATGGTCCGTGCTTGCATTGTTATTGCTGGTTGTAATAACTGGTGGGGTGTTTACCAGCGTTATTGCGTTGGTGTTTCTGGCGGGTGCGATTCGTAAACCATTGGGGGCGAAATTGGCGGGCCGGCAGGTGCGTCGACAAGCGTTACGGTCGGGGGCGATCGTGGCGGCAATCATTGGCAGCGTGTTTTTCCTGACCGTTATGGAGTTGGGTAGTCTGAACACGATCAATAAGGATCGGCAGTTCTCATCGGAGATTTATAGCCCATTTGCGGTGGGGATTTCGGGGGCAAGATCAGCATCGGCGTTTAAGACTCCTACCATGAATACCACGTCGTACGCGGATGTGGTGGCTCATGCCGCTTCGGACCAGTCACGAGAGGTGTTCGATGTGGTTGCGGCCCGGCTAGGAAAAACCACGGAGTTTCCGGTGGTAATGCCTGGCTCGCATATGCGATTGACGTTGGCGGATGAGTGCCAGGTGTCGCCCACAACGAAGGCGTATACGTATCACGGCAAGGATGCGAATACTGATCCCGAGGCGGCGAAGCATTGCCGGTATTTGCGAATGGATGACGCACACCTGTTTCTCCCGTTTGCGATGCAGGACTCCGATATCGTTGTGGGCGGGCCGGAGGTGTTGCAGATCTTTAATCTCACCGATGAGCAGCGGGCTTCGGCCACCCAGGTGCTTCACGACGGCGGGGTCGTGGGAACCACCGCTATCGTTGCAGAACCGGGTCGGCGGAAGATTAGCGTAGAGAAAGACACGCCGAATCAGGTGACAGCTGAATCGCGGCCGGTGAAAACGAAGACGCAGGAGGTGCCGTTCACGGCGGCCCTGCCGGAGCAGCTACATGGCTGGGTTGTGAGCCCACAGGCCGCAGAAAAACTAGGCATCGACCTGGTGTTTGATCGTTACGTTGTGATGACGGAGCGGCCTGGTACGGTGACGGATCAGGTGGAAATGACCGAACAGATCGATGCCTTCAACCACTATTATCACGCTCACGTTCTTGCGGTGGAAAACTCAACATATGAATCAATATATGTGTGGGTGCTGTTTGTGGGGATCCTGCTGATTGTGGGTTTGGTACTCATCGTGGCCGCCCCACAATTACGGGCCCAAAACGAGCAGTTGTATGCCTTGGGAGCATCGACGAGCCTGGTGCGGCAGATCGGCGGCTACCATGGGGCGATCACCGCCATTTTGGGCACCTGGCCAGCAATTATCCTGGGCCATATTGTGGCGCTGCTGCAAACGGATTTCAGCGAGCGGGACATCAACGGTGAGGTGCTGAGCCTGGGATCCGTGGAGAATTTTAGTCTCCACTGGTATCTGATAGTGGTGCTGGGCTTGTTGGTGCCGGCAATTTCCGCCACCTTAGGGTATGTCACCACCCGGTCGAATCGGATGCTGAGCTACCGGCAGGATTGATTCGGCTACAGTTTTTCGAGCGGCACCCCACCGATGAGCATGAGCTTCACGGTACCAGCAGAACCAAAATCAATGGTGACGCTGGTGTGGGGGCCGGAGCCGTCGACGCTTTGGACGGTGCCCAGACCGTATTTGTCGTGGTTGACTTTATCGCCGACCTCCAGGTGAAGGTTGGCGGCCGGCGTCGACGACCGGGAGCTGCGGGGGATTTTCGGTTTCCGGTATGAACCACCAGGCTTGCGGCCGGAATACCCACCAGCCCCACCATATCCTCCGTAGCCGCCATAACCACCGACGAAGCTGCCGCCACCCCAACCGCTTGCGCCCCAGTCATCGTCCCAGCCGCCGGCACCGGGTTCTTCCCGCCGCCAATACATGAGTTTTTCGGGGATGTCTTCTAAAAATCGGGAGGCCGGGTTGGCCACCGCATTACCCCAGGAGGCGCGCAGCATGGCGCGGGTGAGGTACAGGGTTTCGCGGGCGCGGGTGATGCCCACATAGGCGAGTCGGCGTTCCTCGGCGAGTTCCTGCGGATCCCCCAGGGCCCGCAGGTGTGGGAACTGGCCATCCTCCCAGCCGATGAGAAACACCACCGGAAATTCCAGCCCCTTGGCGGTGTGCAGGGTCATGAGGGTGACCACGTTCGTGCTGTCATCGGGCAGCTGGTCGGAGTCGGCCACGAGGGAGACTTTTTCTAAAAACGCGTGGATGGATCCCGGCTGGGGCTCCCCCACCATCGGCTCGGCCGGATCGTTCCCTTCCACGCCTGCACCAGTTCCTGCACCCATGGCGGCATAGGCCATGAGGTTGGCGGCTTCAGAGCTGAATTCCCGGGCCACGGACACAAGTTCGTTCAAGTTGTCGAGTCGGGCACCATCCTGGGGGTCGGTGCTGGCCTCCAGTTCAGCTTTGTAGCCGGTGGCGTCGAGGATGCGGGACACAACCACACCGATGTCGGGCAGGCCGGTGATGGCGTTGGTGGCCTCGGCGGCGTCTACCCGGAGGCCGTCCATGAGTTCGAGGAATGCGGCAATGGCGTTTTTGGCGCGGGTCCCTAAGGCGGTGACTTTGCCGTGGGCGGCGTCGACAAGCGCATCGGCGAAGCTCATGCCAAAGTTTTCGGCGTACAGATTGACGGTGGCAATCGCACGGTCGCCGATGCCGCGGCGGGGTGTGTTGATGATACGTCGCAGGGAGATTTCATCGGTGGGGTTGTCAAGAACACGCAGGTAGGCTATGAGATCACGGATTTCTTTGCGCTCGTAGAAGCGGGTGCCGCCCACCACCTTGTAGGGGATGCCGGTGCGGATGAAGACTTCTTCGATGGCCCGGGAGGAGTTATTGGTGCGGTACATGACGGCAATGTCCCCATAGCCCACACCCATATCGAACAATGCATCGATTTCGGTGGCGATGAATCGGGCCTCATCGTGTTCGTTGTCAGCAACATAGCCGGTGATTTTCGCGCCGGCACCATGGTCAGTCCAGAGTTTCTTTTCCCGCCGGCCATGATTGTGGGAGATCACGGCATTGGCGGCAGAGAGGATGTTTTGGGTGGAACGATAGTTTTGCTCCAGCAGGATTGTGCGTGCTTGAGGGTAGTCGCGTTCGAATTCTTCAATATTGCGGATGGTAGCGCCGCGGAACGCATAGATGGATTGGTCGGAATCACCAACCACGCTGAGTTCACTAGCATCAGGTCCGGTACCGACAAGCGTGGAGATGAGAACGTATTGGGCATGGTTAGTGTCTTGGTACTCATCAATAAGAACGTGACGAAAACGTTTTCGATAATAGGCGGCGATTTCGGGGTGGGTGGTAAACACCCGAACGGTTTCCCCAATGAGATCGTCGAAGTCGAGAGCATTGGCGGCCCGCAGCCGCCGCTGGTATTCGGTGTACACCTCGGCAATGGTGCGGTCGAAGGGATTGCGGGTAGCGGCCGCCTCGTCACTAGCTGCGTCGGGGTCGGTGAGTTCGGTTTTCAGCGCGGAGATAGCGGCAGCCAACAGCCGGGGTGGGAATTTTTGGGCATTGATCTGTAGGTCTTTGGCGATCATGCCAAGGAGCCGCTTGGAATCATCAGCATCATAGATGGTGAAGTTGGTATTGAGCCCGGGCAGCAGGTGCGCCTGCTCCCGCAGAATCCGCACGCAGGCGGAATGGAAGGTAGCAACCCACATACGAGTGGCGGTGGGGCCGACCAGGTCGATCACCCGGTCGCGCATTTCGGCGGCGGCCTTATTGGTGAAGGTGATGGCAAGTATCTGCCCCGGGGCGACGCCCCGCATACGCAGCAGGTAGGCGATGCGCCGGGTAAGCACGGCGGTTTTTCCGGAGCCAGCACCCGCGACAATGAGCAGTGGGGAACCGGAATGTTCCACGGCGGCGCGCTGCTGCGGATTCAGGTCGGCTATAAGATCGTCGGCGCTCCCCTCCGCACTCGCCCACGGCTGATGTGCCGACAAGTTGTCCCACGCGGCAGGAACCGGGTAGTCGAGAATGCCAGCAGCTGCCTCCGGGTCGGGGGGAATGGTGTCGTATGCCGGGGGTTCCTCCGGTGGGGGCGGTAACGGTTCGTCGGCGCGTGGTGCCTCCGGCGGCGGGGTGGCGGAGTAGGCTTCGAATCCGGTCACGCCGGCAAAGAGGTCAGGCTGCTCCGGCTGGTCGGAATGTGGTGAGGGGTTTTGTGCGGCAGTCATTATTCCTCCAATTTACTGCGTGGGTCGGACACGAAACATCTGGCACAATAATATTCATGACTGATGCATCTGATGTGAATATTCGTTTTCCCTCGGGTACTGATGATCCGCTGTCGGATGCGGAAATTCAGCAGTATCGGGAGGAGATCAACCGCCTGGACCAGGTGATTTTGGATGCCATTAAGCAGCGGACGGCGATTTCCCAGGCAATTGGGAAAATCCGCACGTCGGCGGGCGGCACCAAGCTGGTATACACCCGGGAGGTGGCGATCATTAACCAGTTTCGGGAGGAACTAGGCCCGGAGGGCCCCGCGCTGGCACAAATCCTGCTGCGCATGGGCCGCGGCAGGTTGGGGTAAGGCTAGGCCTCAAAACATGTCCGGGGGCGTGGTTAGCATGCTGAGCATGGCTAATCGCACATATCTTTACGCCCAAAAAGACAACGAATTCACCGGCATTGGGGAGTTCCGGTACGACGCCCCATTCCTGGCACTGCTCTTCACCCATGTTGACACGGTTGCGATACCGTCAATACTTTTTGACCTCGGCGACATCAAGGTTGGGGCGTTTCGCGGCCGACTGGAAACCACGCAGGTCACCGATTTTTTGACCAAACTACGGGCGCTTTTCGACGCCCACCGCTCGAAAATCCTCCCGAAAATCTGGGAGGCGATAGAACCCAGTTTCGCAGATATCACGGAAACCATTGACCGCATCACCGCCGGCGGCTACACCCACGTGCTCATGGACCCCGTGGAGCGGGTTCTTCTCATTGCCGGAAGCGACGAGGAGATTCTGGACGAGATTGATCTGATTGAAAGCGCATTGGACGACTGCGACCCCGACAGGTGGCTAAAGCGTGCGGAAACCACGCTGCGTTCCGACGCGTTGCTTGATGAGGAACAGGCCTGGTGGTTCCTGCGGGAACTGGGTTTGACCGGGTTTTTCTCCCCGATCCTATACTTCAACCTACAGTAGGGAAATGTATTTCGGCTCCAGGTATTCACCGATTCCCTCCATGCCGCCCTCCCTGCCCACACCGGATTCTTTCACCCCACCGAAGGGTGCGGCCGGGTCGGAAATTGTGCCCTTGTTAATGGCAACCATGCCGGCCTCGATGCGTTCGGCAATGGTCAACGCCCGACCGGTATCGCCGGCAAACACATAGGCGGCCAGGCCGAACGGCGTGTCATTGGCCATGGCAATACCCTCGTCCTCGGTGGCGAAGGTTTGGATGGCAACCACCGGGCCGAAAATCTCGGAGTGGGCGATGTCCGCGGTGGTCGGCACATTGGTCAACACGGTGGCCGGGAAATAGCTACCACCTGCCGGCAGGCCCGTGGGAAGCACACCCCCGGACGCCACGGTGGCGCCCTGGGCGAGGGCATCATCGACAAGTTTCTGCACCGTAGTCACTTGGTCGGCGCCGGAAAGCGCCCCGAAGGTCACCCCCTCATCGGTGGCCCGGCCCAGGCGGAAACCGGCCAGTACCTCGGAAACTTTCGCGGTGAACTCCGCCGCGATCCTCTCATGCACCAGGAACCGGTTCGCGGCGATACACACCTGGCCGGCACCCCGCATTTTGGCCACCGCCACCGCCTGGGCGGCCTGATCCACGTCGGCGTCCTCGCACACCAGGTAGGGAGCATTGCCACCAAGTTCCAGGCTGACCCGCAAACTATGGCGTGCCGCCCGAGCCGCTAACTGCTGCCCCACCGCGGTGGAGCCGGTGAAGGTGAGTTTCCGCAGCCGGGGATCATCCAACAGCGCGGAAACGTTCGAAGCATTCTTCGTCGGCAGCACGGCCACCACCCCGCGAGGCACCCCGGCGCGCGCAAGGAGTTGCGCAAGATACAGCATGGTGAGCGGGGTTTTCGATGCGGGCTTCACGATCATGGTGCAGCCGGCCGCCAGGGCCGGGCCCAGCTTGCGGGTGCCCATGGCCAGGGGAAAATTCCAGGGGGTGATGGCGAGGCAGGGACCCACCGGTTGGTGGGTCACCACGATCCGGCCGGTGCCGGTGGGGTTGTGGCGGTAGTCGCCCCGGATGCGCACGGCTTCTTCGGCGAACCAGCGGAAGAATTCAGCACCGTAGCTTACTTCGGCGCGGCTATCGGGCAGGGCCCGGCCGAGTTCCAGGGATTGCAGCCAGGCCAGCTCCTCCCCGTGGTCGAGAATGAGTTCGAAAGCGCGGTGCAGAATGGTGCTACGCTCTCGGCTGGGGGTGTTCGCCCAATCGGTGCCGGCTCGGACCGCGGCGGCCAGGGCCCGGCGCGCATCGGCTTCACTCGCCGACGCCACCCGGGCGAGCCTCGTGCCGTCGGAGGGGTTGATGACGGGGAAGGTGTCATTGGTGTCACTAGGAACAAATTCACCATCAATGAAGAGGTTGGTGGGAGTGGTGGCGAGCAGCGCAGTGATGTCCATGGGGATCCTTGATAGCGAGTGGAAGGGTATTGCTTACGTTACTAGTGTATCCCCACCCCGAATTCCTAGACACGTATGTCCAAAAACTAGTAACCTGGAGCTATGGCCCGGCCACCCCAACCAATCGACCCGAAACGCCGAACCCGGCTCCTCGCCACCGCCCGCGTCGTCTTCGCCACCCATGGCTTCACCAACGCCCGGCTCACCGACATCCTGCGGGAATCCGATTTTCCCCGCAGCTCCTTCTACTATTTCTTTCACACCAAAGACCAGCTCTTCGATGCCGCATTCGCCGATGGGCTCCGAGAACTCGCGGGCTATGTCACCGTTCCGGTCGTCGACAAGCTCACGCGGGACACATTCTGGCCGGCGCTCACCAACATCATCGCCGGAATGACCGCCGCTGCCACCCGCCCCGACCTCACCGCGGTGGGCACCATGTTTCACCTGGCTGACAAACCCCACTCCCCCAACCTCACCGAATTCGAACACGCCATCGACAAGTGGACGATGCGTATGGTCGACCGGGGGCTACGGCTCGGGCTGCTCGACCCCACCATTCCCCCACGCCTCCACGTTGACCTTGCCTACGCGGTTGCCACCAGGCTCGACGCGTGGGCGCTCCACCACCCGGACGCTCCCATGGCGGACCTGGCGAACACGCTCCTGCCCCGCATGCTGGGAAACCCCACCACACCTCACGATAAGGAATGACACATGTCCACCATTCTCGTCGCCGGCGCCACCGGCTACCTGGGAAGATTCATTGTTGCCGAACTGCATCGCCGCGGCTACCAGGTCCGGGCCCTAGTCCGCGACCTCGGCCGGGCGGAATCCCCAGGTATCTACGGCTCCCCAGGTCTCACTGGCCTGGTGGCGGACTGGTGTATCGGCGACGTCACCAACCCACGCGTCACCGCGGATCTCGCCCACGGGGTCACCGGCGTCATTTCCGCGCTCGGCGTCACCAGGCAAAAAGCCGACCTGTGGGACATTGACTACCGCGCTAACCTGGCGATCCTTGACTCCGCCCGCCGCCATGGGGTGAATAATTTCTGCTATGTCCATGCGTTGGGTGCCGAGCATTGCCCGGCGCGGATCACCCGGGCGAAAACCGCGTTCGTGCGGGAGCTCCAGGCAAGCCAGGTGACTGCCCAGGTGATAAGCCCCACGGGCTATTTTTCGGACATGGCCCAGGTCCTCGATATGGCGCGCCGGGGTCGGGTGGTTTTGTTGGATGATGCGGTGCGGATTAATCCGATTCATGGGCTGGATGTGGCGGGAGCATGTGTGGATCGGCATGTGGCTGGGGTTTCGGGTGAGTGGCGGATTGGTGGCCCGGAGGTTTTGACGTGGCGTGAGGTGGCGGAGTGTGCGTTTCGGATTCTGGACCGGCCGGCGCGGATCACGGTGTTGCCGCGGGTTGCGCGGGGACTGTTGGTGCGGCAGCCGTGGTGGGATGGGGTGCGGTTTGCAGCGTGGAGCATGACGCATGATTCGGTGGGTGAATCAATTGGCCGGCAGCGACTCTTGGATTTCTATAACGTGATCTTGGCTTAAGTTTCGGGCAAATATTACCTGATGCGACTACGGTTGGAGATGTATTGTGTGCCCAAGTTGTATGGGTATGCGACACGCATTACGTCACTATTTTCCGCAGTTTGAAATGGAGCGCATCTCTATGACCACCGATATTACGACGACCGACGCCTGGGCTAAGGTGGCGCAGGCACAGCAAAGCTTGGCACAGAAAACTTTACGGGAGCTTTTCGACGCTGACCCGCAGCGAGGGGAGAAGCTGAGCTTCACTGCGGCGGATCTGCACGTGGATCTGTCGAAAAATCTTGTGGATGATTCTACCCGTGATGCCCTCATTGAGTTGGCTCAGGCTGCTGGTTTGTCGGAGCGCATCGAGGCTATGTTCCGGGGCGATAAGATCAATAACACGGAGAATCGCTCGGTGTTGCACACCGCCCTGCGGCTGCCGGTGACTGAGGATTTAGTGGTTGATGGTCAGGATGTAGCAGCCGACGTGCATGAGGTATTGAGCCGCATGCGGGATTTCGCCACGTCGCTGCGGTCGGGGGCTTGGTTGGGGTATACCGGGCACACGATTAAGACCGTGGTGAATATTGGTATTGGCGGCTCGGATTTGGGACCGGCCATGGCAACTCGGGCGCTGCGCACCTATGCCACCGCCGGTATCAGTGCCAAGTTTGTGTCCAATGTGGACCCGGCCGACATCATTTCGGTGTTGGATGAGTGTGATCCCGAGTCCACGCTTTTCGTGGTTGCGTCGAAGACTTTTACCACGCAGGAAACGCTGACTAATGCGCATGCCGCTAAGCGGTGGCTGGTGGAGAAGTTGGGGGCGGAAGAGGCTGTGGCTAAGCATTTCGTAGCCGTGTCCACTAATGCGGAGAAAGTAGCCGCCTTTGGTATCGACACCAAGAACATGTTTGGTTTCTGGGAGTGGGTTGGTGGCCGCTATTCGGTGGATTCCGCCATTGGCCTGTCGCTCATGGCGGTGATTGGCCCGCAGGATTTCATGCGGTTCTTGGAGGGCATGCACGCAATGGATGTGCATTTCCGGTCCACGCCGCTGGCAGAGAACGTGCCGGTGCTCATGGGGTTGCTTGGGGTGTTGTATAACGATTTCTTTGGGGCTCAGACGCATGCGGTGCTGCCGTATTCGGAAGATTTGGGCCGGTTCCCCGCCTATTTACAGCAGTTGACCATGGAGTCAAATGGCAAATCGGTACGACGGGATGGTACGGCTGTAACCGTAAATACCGGGGAAATCTATTGGGGTGAGCCAGGTACTAATGGCCAGCATGCGTTCTTCCAATTGATGCACCAGGGCACGAAGCTGGTGCCCGCCGATTTCATCGGGTTTGCCCGGCCGAAGCAGGACCTGCCGACGGCCGATGGTACGGGCAGCATGCATGATTTGTTGATGAGTAACTTCTTCGCCCAGACGAAGGTTTTGGCCTTTGGTAAGACCGCGGAGGAAATCGCCACGGAGGGGGTGGCCCCAGCGGTTGTTCCGCACAAGGTGATGCCTGGTAATCGTCCGTCCACCACAATTATGGCGGAGGAGTTGACGCCAGCAGTGTTGGGCATGTTGATTGCGCTCTATGAACACATCACGTTTGTGGAGGGGACGATTTGGGATATTAACTCCTTTGACCAGTGGGGTGTTGAGTTGGGGAAGCAGCAGGCTAATGACCTGGCCCCGGCTGTGTCTGGTGCGGTCAAGGTGGATTCTGGCGATAGCTCAACCGATACGCTTATTTCGTGGTATCGGGAGCACCGCAACTAGGACCACGAAGGACCCCACTCAGAAACCCGAGTCAGGTTTCCTGAGTTTTCACCGATCTGCTTGAGGGGAGCTACATACCGTAGCTCCCCTCCCCCATGTTTTACCCCAATTAATCTTTGCTGTTTTAATACGATATTCTTTAAATCCGCAATCGGTTCCCCTGCGGGATGATGTCTACCCCCGATGCATCATACCCCTTCGACTACCCCCTATTTCAGGGCACCTAAACGTGGGTCCACATTTTTAGGTACCCACTTGTGGGTAGTAATGCCCGATCCCATTCCGGCTGACCTACCCATTTATGGGGCACCCGCTTAAGGGGCCCCACCTTAGGGCACCTATCCTAGGGCACCCGTCCTCATAGGAGGATGCCCAAATACCCCAATTCGGTGCCCCATACCCTATGGGTAAAGCAACCTTAATTGGGGTTATTTTTCCCGAATTAATACCCCCGTTTTTCACCCCTTAGTGCGAGGAATAATAACATTATTCATGTCCATAAAAAGGTCATATAAGATTAAAATTCTCTCACTTTTCTTTCCGTTCTTCTGTCACGCTAGAATTAAAAACCAAAGCTCACAGCATGCTAATTTAGTTCATTGAACATTCGATCATGCGTACGTGATATCTTCGATGCACATAGCAATAGAGAAAGAAATTCGTCGTGTCTTTTATGATGAAACCTGACCGAGTTCTTGTTCTAGGAGGAACAGGTTCTGTCGGTCGCCTCGTGGTTCAAGCACTGCTAAACCACGACATTTCTGCACGCCTATTGAGCAGGGATCCCCGCAAAGCCAAAAGAATGTTCGCCACCACCGACACCGGCAGCAATACCATCGATATTGCCGGCGGTGATCTCATGAACCCCGCAACCATTGCCGACGCACTCGATCATGTCAATGCTGTCATTCTCACCCATGGCGCACCCCATAATTCCGGCGAATACGAAAGTGTCGACTATGGGGCCATCCCCGCGCTCTTAGAGGCGTTGGGCAAGAAAACCATCCCTGTTGTCCTCATGAGCTCTATTGGGGTCACCCATAATGATGCCATCGAACTGCTCACCTGGAAACGCCGCGGTGAACGCCTACTCCGCAGCAGCGGGTTGCCCTACACTATTATCCGGCCCGGCTGGTTTGACGCCGGTACCGCCGAAGAACAGCACGCCGAACTCCGCCAGGGCGACAGCACCGAATACGGCTCTGTCCGCCGCGTCGATGTTGCCGAGGCACTCGTCCAGGCCACATTCCTTTCCGAAGCACTCTACCGAACCGTGGAGTTGTTCTCTGTCGAAGGCCCACCCCTGGAGGACTGGGCGGAAGCCTTCAACTCCACCGCCCCCGACGCCGCCGGCGCTCTCGATGGCATTAATGACAAAACCACCCTGCAGTTGGACCGGGAGCCTCACCGCATCATTGACGATCTTTACAAGTTCGGCAGCATGAAATAGTCTCCTGTAGGCGTCAGGCGTCGCGTGGAATCGCGTCATCGCCGCGCCAAGATTTCTCGTTTCACCACAGTGTTGTTGTGGCGGTCTTTCGCCCACATATCAAGCCACACATTGCCGTTTTCGATGTCGAGTGGGCATTGGAGTCTGCGAGTTTCCCCGTTTTCTGTCGGGGAGGCAGCCACACACTCGCTGTCCCAATATTTCAGATCCCGATCAAACTCAAGGACCGCCGCGTTTACCCGTGCTCCTGGCTTCGTAATATTCAACTGATTCACCACCATCACACTTGGCGGTGTGCAGTCAGAGGCCACCCCGGCATAGGTGACAGTCCACCCATAGGTTTCCGTCAAAACACGAAGACCATCATCACCGGCGGGATCCTCGCACCGGTAAATATCGTCCGCTCCCAGCTCAACACCATGGGATAATTCCTGCTGGCCCCACCCGGCCAATATGGCGCTCATGCTTGTGGGTGACAACCCCGATAAGTGAAACATACCCCGCATATTCGTGACGTTACGCACATCCCAGGCGGACAAGTCGCTATCAAATCTCGTTGCATTGGTAAACATATTGCTCATGTCGGTGGCGCTCACCGGCCGCCAGGTGGACAAATCCCCCTGAAAACCGGAGCTTTCAAACGCATGGGCGAAATTCTGGATTCGTTGAACATCCCAGCCGCTCACGTCCCCATAGATCTCGACAACGGAGTTAAAAACATTCTCCATTGTTGTGGCCTCGCTCAAATCCGGCGCCGGGGTTACAGACGCCATGGGCTCCGCGGTGTCCTGCCGTTCGCCCTGGCTGTCATCGGGGTTGGGAAGTTTGACCGAATAGAAGGCCATAAACATGCCTGCCAGACTTTGAAATTTATTGGTTCCCCACTGATGAATAATGGCATGAAGCTTGCCTGCCCCACGTTTTATGCCAAAATTCACCCCGGCGAATCCCCCACC contains:
- a CDS encoding NAD-dependent succinate-semialdehyde dehydrogenase; translation: MDITALLATTPTNLFIDGEFVPSDTNDTFPVINPSDGTRLARVASASEADARRALAAAVRAGTDWANTPSRERSTILHRAFELILDHGEELAWLQSLELGRALPDSRAEVSYGAEFFRWFAEEAVRIRGDYRHNPTGTGRIVVTHQPVGPCLAITPWNFPLAMGTRKLGPALAAGCTMIVKPASKTPLTMLYLAQLLARAGVPRGVVAVLPTKNASNVSALLDDPRLRKLTFTGSTAVGQQLAARAARHSLRVSLELGGNAPYLVCEDADVDQAAQAVAVAKMRGAGQVCIAANRFLVHERIAAEFTAKVSEVLAGFRLGRATDEGVTFGALSGADQVTTVQKLVDDALAQGATVASGGVLPTGLPAGGSYFPATVLTNVPTTADIAHSEIFGPVVAIQTFATEDEGIAMANDTPFGLAAYVFAGDTGRALTIAERIEAGMVAINKGTISDPAAPFGGVKESGVGREGGMEGIGEYLEPKYISLL
- a CDS encoding TetR/AcrR family transcriptional regulator codes for the protein MARPPQPIDPKRRTRLLATARVVFATHGFTNARLTDILRESDFPRSSFYYFFHTKDQLFDAAFADGLRELAGYVTVPVVDKLTRDTFWPALTNIIAGMTAAATRPDLTAVGTMFHLADKPHSPNLTEFEHAIDKWTMRMVDRGLRLGLLDPTIPPRLHVDLAYAVATRLDAWALHHPDAPMADLANTLLPRMLGNPTTPHDKE
- a CDS encoding NAD(P)H-binding protein translates to MSTILVAGATGYLGRFIVAELHRRGYQVRALVRDLGRAESPGIYGSPGLTGLVADWCIGDVTNPRVTADLAHGVTGVISALGVTRQKADLWDIDYRANLAILDSARRHGVNNFCYVHALGAEHCPARITRAKTAFVRELQASQVTAQVISPTGYFSDMAQVLDMARRGRVVLLDDAVRINPIHGLDVAGACVDRHVAGVSGEWRIGGPEVLTWREVAECAFRILDRPARITVLPRVARGLLVRQPWWDGVRFAAWSMTHDSVGESIGRQRLLDFYNVILA
- the pgi gene encoding glucose-6-phosphate isomerase, whose translation is MTTDITTTDAWAKVAQAQQSLAQKTLRELFDADPQRGEKLSFTAADLHVDLSKNLVDDSTRDALIELAQAAGLSERIEAMFRGDKINNTENRSVLHTALRLPVTEDLVVDGQDVAADVHEVLSRMRDFATSLRSGAWLGYTGHTIKTVVNIGIGGSDLGPAMATRALRTYATAGISAKFVSNVDPADIISVLDECDPESTLFVVASKTFTTQETLTNAHAAKRWLVEKLGAEEAVAKHFVAVSTNAEKVAAFGIDTKNMFGFWEWVGGRYSVDSAIGLSLMAVIGPQDFMRFLEGMHAMDVHFRSTPLAENVPVLMGLLGVLYNDFFGAQTHAVLPYSEDLGRFPAYLQQLTMESNGKSVRRDGTAVTVNTGEIYWGEPGTNGQHAFFQLMHQGTKLVPADFIGFARPKQDLPTADGTGSMHDLLMSNFFAQTKVLAFGKTAEEIATEGVAPAVVPHKVMPGNRPSTTIMAEELTPAVLGMLIALYEHITFVEGTIWDINSFDQWGVELGKQQANDLAPAVSGAVKVDSGDSSTDTLISWYREHRN
- a CDS encoding SDR family oxidoreductase, yielding MKPDRVLVLGGTGSVGRLVVQALLNHDISARLLSRDPRKAKRMFATTDTGSNTIDIAGGDLMNPATIADALDHVNAVILTHGAPHNSGEYESVDYGAIPALLEALGKKTIPVVLMSSIGVTHNDAIELLTWKRRGERLLRSSGLPYTIIRPGWFDAGTAEEQHAELRQGDSTEYGSVRRVDVAEALVQATFLSEALYRTVELFSVEGPPLEDWAEAFNSTAPDAAGALDGINDKTTLQLDREPHRIIDDLYKFGSMK
- a CDS encoding BspA family leucine-rich repeat surface protein is translated as MAMPKPILVTILIMAAVAVVFAVVIFRMIPATTLDQQAVPGKLEAPANQGVSAKSVQEFRQAHPDAFVIEVFGEGNFAPTIDQADDNVRIWCLDSRGEATMSAAEFAARSCQPAAALGIYGGGFAGVNFGIKRGAGKLHAIIHQWGTNKFQSLAGMFMAFYSVKLPNPDDSQGERQDTAEPMASVTPAPDLSEATTMENVFNSVVEIYGDVSGWDVQRIQNFAHAFESSGFQGDLSTWRPVSATDMSNMFTNATRFDSDLSAWDVRNVTNMRGMFHLSGLSPTSMSAILAGWGQQELSHGVELGADDIYRCEDPAGDDGLRVLTETYGWTVTYAGVASDCTPPSVMVVNQLNITKPGARVNAAVLEFDRDLKYWDSECVAASPTENGETRRLQCPLDIENGNVWLDMWAKDRHNNTVVKREILARR